The following proteins are encoded in a genomic region of Candidatus Rokuibacteriota bacterium:
- a CDS encoding response regulator, which yields MTIPTVKRWIRDGHLLAFRTVGGHYRVTDEELKRFQTVQKIPEIAEGPPRILIVDDDPNLLSVLVEALSLDSGYKVEAAQDGYEGLIKVGTFRPHVLVLDLRMPGLDGFQVCRKVKADPATNFTKILAITAYPEGNVREQILEAGADGFLQKPLQLADLQAEVARLVGALR from the coding sequence GTGACGATCCCGACAGTCAAGCGCTGGATTCGTGACGGACACCTGCTGGCCTTCAGGACTGTGGGCGGACACTACCGGGTCACGGACGAGGAACTGAAGCGCTTTCAGACCGTCCAGAAGATCCCCGAGATCGCCGAAGGGCCTCCGCGCATTCTTATCGTGGATGACGATCCAAACCTCCTGAGTGTGCTGGTGGAGGCCCTGAGCCTGGACTCGGGCTACAAGGTCGAGGCCGCCCAGGATGGCTACGAAGGCCTGATCAAGGTGGGAACCTTCAGGCCCCACGTCCTCGTCCTTGACCTCCGCATGCCGGGCCTGGACGGCTTTCAGGTCTGTCGGAAGGTGAAGGCCGACCCGGCCACGAACTTCACCAAGATCCTGGCGATCACGGCGTACCCGGAAGGGAACGTCCGAGAGCAGATCCTCGAGGCGGGCGCCGACGGCTTTCTTCAAAAGCCCCTTCAGCTCGCAGACCTTCAGGCTGAGGTGGCCCGCCTGGTGGGAGCCCTGCGATGA